In Alosa alosa isolate M-15738 ecotype Scorff River chromosome 19, AALO_Geno_1.1, whole genome shotgun sequence, a genomic segment contains:
- the sv2 gene encoding synaptic vesicle glycoprotein 2C yields the protein MGDAHADIVWEPLLTRNNEASKLDSDEEDDVVFERSGRDATVGNASVKLSYTEAIEEAGFGLFHGLLLVICGWANASDAVEILCVSFLLPTARCDLHLSSSDMGILMASLFLGMMIGGYTWGYLADRRGRQKVLIASLTVNGIFGSLASFASRFWLFLLLRFISGFGVGGSIPVIFSYFSEFQPRHRRGAMISALATFWMAGNILAAGLAWLVIPNTALRFQLGGLDFQSWRLFMVLCAVPSLSSALVFKLAMPESPKFLIEAGRHAEALKVFRKMFVMNHRGSMKPFPMAGLLNSLEDKHESASPVSRDVKSQNLAGCLRMGTDPIRQLFNGPLASRSTALTIIFYCISFGYYGLWMWFPELFKRTEAGGSPCANMSRTRTESNESCYPVKTAVYMEAFLTALANLPGNIFTILIMDTIGGKILLSLSLLVSSLSVFFIWEVTTKTQSLIMCCVFSGVSVISWNALDVIGTELYPTQLRSSALGFFTGVGRVGAIMGNVVFGQLVDTNCAVPILSVSLLLLTSGLVALRLPKTKQAELT from the coding sequence ATGGGAGATGCACATGCCGATATCGTTTGGGAGCCGCTTCTTACAAGAAACAACGAAGCATCTAAGCTCGACTCAGACGAAGAGGATGACGTTGTGTTTGAAAGAAGTGGACGCGATGCAACTGTTGGCAATGCTTCTGTAAAACTCTCCTATACAGAGGCGATTGAAGAAGCGGGTTTTGGGTTGTTTCATGGCCTTCTGCTTGTGATATGTGGCTGGGCAAACGCTAGTGATGCAGTGgaaatactgtgtgtgtcatttttacTGCCCACAGCTCGGTGCGATCTTCACCTGAGCTCCTCTGACATGGGTATACTGATGGCAAGCCTTTTTCTCGGTATGATGATTGGAGGCTATACATGGGGCTACCTTGCCGACAGAAGGGGACGCCAGAAAGTCCTTATAGCCTCTCTGACGGTTAACGGTATTTTTGGTTCCCTTGCCAGTTTTGCGTCGAGATTTTGGCTTTTTCTGCTGCTGCGGTTCATCAGTGGTTTTGGGGTGGGTGGGTCGATCCCAGTCATTTTCTCCTACTTCTCGGAGTTTCAGCCGCGACACAGAAGAGGTGCAATGATCAGCGCCTTGGCCACCTTCTGGATGGCAGGAAACATACTCGCTGCAGGTCTGGCTTGGTTGGTCATACCAAACACAGCGCTCAGGTTTCAGCTGGGAGGACTAGACTTTCAGAGCTGGAGGCTCTTTATGGTGCTATGCGCCGTTCCAAGTCTTTCATCTGCACTGGTGTTCAAGCTCGCCATGCCAGAAAGCCCCAAGTTCCTCATCGAGGCCGGGCGCCATGCAGAAGCGTTAAAGGTGTTCAGGAAGATGTTTGTGATGAATCACAGAGGCAGTATGAAGCCATTCCCGATGGCTGGCTTACTTAACAGTCTAGAGGACAAGCATGAAAGTGCTTCACCAGTCAGTAGAGACGTGAAGTCTCAGAATCTGGCTGGCTGCCTCAGAATGGGAACAGACCCCATACGGCAACTTTTCAACGGACCCCTAGCATCACGGAGCACGGCTCTTACGATTATATTCTACTGCATCTCATTTGGGTACTACGGGCTCTGGATGTGGTTCCCTGAACTATTTAAGCGAACGGAAGCCGGAGGGTCCCCATGTGCCAACATGTCCCGCACCCGCACCGAAAGCAACGAGAGCTGCTACCCTGTCAAAACTGCCGTGTACATGGAGGCTTTCCTCACTGCACTCGCCAACCTGCCAGGCAACATCTTCACCATCTTAATAATGGACACTATCGGCGGAAAGATTCTCCTCTCCTTGAGTCTGCTGGTGTCAAGTCTCAGCGTGTTCTTCATCTGGGAGGTGACCACTAAAACCCAGAGCCTGATCATGTGCTGCGTCTTCAGTGGCGTGTCAGTCATATCCTGGAACGCTCTGGATGTCATCGGCACTGAACTTTACCCAACACAATTAAGGTCGTCTGCCCTGGGCTTCTTCACTGGTGTGGGTAGGGTAGGGGCCATCATGGGTAATGTAGTTTTTGGACAGCTAGTTGACACCAACTGTGCAGTGCCCATCCTGAGTGTGTCACTACTGCTGCTGACTAGTGGACTGGTGGCCCTGCGTTTGCCAAAGACTAAACAAGCAGAactcacctga
- the tfb2m gene encoding dimethyladenosine transferase 2, mitochondrial has product MASCGRCSVFVLTVRAFCGQPWSRPAVLQAVYQTRTIVTSTSTYSLEPFSSAQWKTQSVTGKSERVSPSSALTQRNLSAVAVSLTGQYRPHCRYDFLDLGEVEDNTRKALGSKTLRRFIVEPELARLVTDHLSRDIEDGKSVIFDCNPGPGVLTRSLLNSGAQRVVALESDKAFLPDLHALENQLDGQLEVVHCDFFKLDPIGTGSMRPPAMFTEKLFTDLGISEVPWSADVPVKVVGMFSQRNERNMLWKLVYALYERLSIFRYGRVELIMFMSEKEYTKIMSKPGNNKNYQALGALWQMACDIQLLHKEPWSSFVTSSKHGGMAIPRSTLPNDHLCLVRMTPRKDLFTSSITPNNGGTLVMMVKQCLAKRKAQLVERLDSWSPGSGSKLLGQMGLFEDVMTGQMYPDEFKQLFELMEQSQEFNQSWLYEEILENSKNMGFN; this is encoded by the exons ATGGCGTCTTGTGGCAGATGCAGCGTTTTCGTCCTGACTGTAAGGGCATTTTGTGGACAACCATGGAGCAGGCCCGCTGTGCTACAGGCAGTGTATCAAACAAGGACAATAGTTACCTCCACAAGCACTTACTCGCTGGAGCCGTTCTCCTCGGCACAGTGGAAGACTCAGAGCGTGACTGGGAAGAGCGAGCGGGTCTCGCCGTCTTCGGCGCTTACACAGAGGAACCTGTCCGCCGTGGCCGTGTCTCTGACAGGGCAGTACCGGCCACACTGCAGATATGACTTCCTGGACCTGGGCGAAGTGGAGGATAACACACGCAAAGCTTTGGGGTCTAAAACGCTAAGACGGTTCATAGTGGAGCCAGAATTGGCTAGACTGGTGACTGATCACTTATCAAGAGACATAGAGGATGGGAAGTCTGTCATATTTGACTGTAATCCAG GTCCTGGTGTGCTGACACGGTCGCTGTTAAACAGTGGAGCACAGAGGGTGGTCGCCCTGGAGAGTGACAAGGCCTTCCTGCCAGACCTGCAT GCTCTGGAGAACCAACTGGATGGCCAGCTGGAGGTGGTGCACTGTGACTTCTTCAAGCTGGACCCTATTGGCACGGGCAGCATGAGACCCCCAGCCATGTTTACAGAGAAGCTCTTCACTGACTTGGGCATTTCCGAGGTGCCGTGGTCCGCAG ATGTTCCGGTGAAGGTGGTGGGCATGTTTTCCCAGCGTAACGAGAGGAACATGCTCTGGAAGCTGGTGTATGCTCTGTACGAGAGGCTGTCCATCTTCCGCTACGGCCGCGTCGAGCTCATCATGTTCATGAGCGAGAAGGAGTACACG AAAATCATGTCCAAGCCTGGAAACAATAAGAACTACCAGGCCCTGGGAGCGCTGTGGCAGATGGCCTGTGACATTCAGCTGCTGCATAag GAACCATGGTCCTCTTTCGTTACAAGCTCAAAGCACGGTGGAATGGCCATCCCAAGGAGCACT CTACCCAATGACCACCTGTGCCTGGTACGAATGACTCCTCGCAAGGATTTGTTCACGTCGAGCATCACCCCCAACAACGGTGGCACgctggtgatgatggtgaaacAGTGCCTGGCCAAGAGGAAGGCTCAGCTGGTGGAGAGACTCGA CTCTTGGAGCCCTGGCAGCGGGTCTAAGCTTCTTGGCCAGATGGGCCTGTTCGAGGATGTGATGACAGGCCAGATGTACCCCGACGAGTTCAAGCAACTGTTTGAGCTCATGGAACAGTCCCAGGAGTTCAACCAGAGCTGGCTGTACGAGGAGATTCTGGAGAACAGCAAGAACATGGGGTTCAActga